In Quercus lobata isolate SW786 chromosome 12, ValleyOak3.0 Primary Assembly, whole genome shotgun sequence, a genomic segment contains:
- the LOC115969852 gene encoding protein RESISTANCE TO PHYTOPHTHORA 1, chloroplastic isoform X1 — MNTLIPTSLCNTKITRFRFIPILRNSLSHAQARTKSFKIHASSSEVDAQTVEEPKEETQAEPTGASKSSTAAPLALDKDLKKVAQKTAATFAPRASTATKNPAVPGTALYTVFEVQGYASMLLGGALSFNLIFPSNEPDLWRLMGMWSIWMFTIPSLRARDCSKNEKEALNYLFLLVPLINVIIPFFWKSFAVVWSADTIAFLGMYAWKFGWLQRTD; from the exons ATGAACACGCTAATCCCAACGTCTCTCTGCAACACCAAAATTACAAGGTTCCGTTTCATTCCAATCCTCAGAAACAGCTTGTCCCATGCTCAAGCTCGCACCAAAAGCTTCAAAATACATGCCAGTTCCAGTGAAGTAGATGCACAAACAGTAGAGGAACCCAAGGAAGAGACACAAGCAGAACCCACTGGAGCAAGCAAGTCCTCCACCGCTGCTCCTCTTGCATTAGACAAAGACCTTAAAAAG GTTGCTCAAAAGACTGCTGCAACCTTTGCACCAAGGGCTTCCACTGCTACCAAAAACCCTGCTGTACCTGGAACTGCCTTGTACACTGTTTTTGAAGTTCAAGGTTATGCCTCAATGTTGTTAGGTGGAGCTCTGTCTTTTAATCTCATCTTCCCATCAAATGAACCGGACCTATGGAGACTAATGGGAATGTGGTCTATTTGGATGTTCA CAATTCCTTCCCTCCGAGCCCGAGACTGCTCAAAGAATGAGAAAGAGGCTCTTAACTACCTGTTTCTCCTCGTCCCATTAATCAATGTTATAATTCCATTCTTTTGGAAGTCCTTTGCAGTTGTCTGGTCTGCAGATACTATAGCCTTCCTTGGAATGTATGCATGGAAA tttGGGTGGCTGCAGAGAACAGACTAG
- the LOC115969852 gene encoding protein RESISTANCE TO PHYTOPHTHORA 1, chloroplastic isoform X2 yields MNTLIPTSLCNTKITRFRFIPILRNSLSHAQARTKSFKIHASSSEVDAQTVEEPKEETQAEPTGASKSSTAAPLALDKDLKKVAQKTAATFAPRASTATKNPAVPGTALYTVFEVQGYASMLLGGALSFNLIFPSNEPDLWRLMGMWSIWMFIWVAAENRLGSQIDGCLQLDNNLITVMDSQFYNLVMHV; encoded by the exons ATGAACACGCTAATCCCAACGTCTCTCTGCAACACCAAAATTACAAGGTTCCGTTTCATTCCAATCCTCAGAAACAGCTTGTCCCATGCTCAAGCTCGCACCAAAAGCTTCAAAATACATGCCAGTTCCAGTGAAGTAGATGCACAAACAGTAGAGGAACCCAAGGAAGAGACACAAGCAGAACCCACTGGAGCAAGCAAGTCCTCCACCGCTGCTCCTCTTGCATTAGACAAAGACCTTAAAAAG GTTGCTCAAAAGACTGCTGCAACCTTTGCACCAAGGGCTTCCACTGCTACCAAAAACCCTGCTGTACCTGGAACTGCCTTGTACACTGTTTTTGAAGTTCAAGGTTATGCCTCAATGTTGTTAGGTGGAGCTCTGTCTTTTAATCTCATCTTCCCATCAAATGAACCGGACCTATGGAGACTAATGGGAATGTGGTCTATTTGGATGTTCA tttGGGTGGCTGCAGAGAACAGACTAGGAAGTCAAATTGATGGCTGCCTTCAGTTGGATAATAATCTCATCACTGTCAtggattctcaattttataACCTTGTGATGCATGTCTGA